From Scylla paramamosain isolate STU-SP2022 chromosome 18, ASM3559412v1, whole genome shotgun sequence, one genomic window encodes:
- the LOC135109155 gene encoding trafficking protein particle complex subunit 8-like isoform X2: protein MAQCKLSPHEYIQNAFSPQVAILCSEDADNLCLKNNLRFVELIQPFCRLNSEIRIADPAGNTVPIRNLRVVFEDMNRRPPQPTLGKKLLSEVVSSTPWDRPVTRTIGASGTREALELELQQTTPWFETWRDTFLHVQYPSDHEFTKHYIACIVVVASTSDNPMDQLNRLSQYLHQQLHQTPARFPKWFSPNILKFFVLLHDVSAGDLSRSEQIFEHMGTTFGSNNCHLLQINSRETDQSDVHLPDPWSQFLLQRAACDLSGASSSETSSGTGTPREDVSGLPSRVSEGDTTDNTEPIHPLSPTLPPVDEKNGTYDMMPGVEISSDVPVMVNRPNMLVGTAQHHGGCLTSSDVDRIRIFIHEFCVRSLIPHVEKQIRYLNEVVTNRSRSKSLLSATRRWLVGNKSPGSATNSVIYSSEATELQTRRLGDLCFMFGLYEVAYSYYHTAKNDFKSDQAWLYFAGAQEMAALAAFMQNSSDYPKRYLENSLQTYLNVCKVYNFAIRSTLLSTEVLKHCGEFGEAAMMFIKLTSEESDLLSALMLEQAAHCFINSQRPLPRKYAFHMTLAGHRFSKAGQRSHSLRAYKQAFQVYAAHGWVLAEDHIHFTLGKQAHHLKQLTEGLDAYTNLVDQKLKKNASSQQSPSQQITYIREFINIFHQYTEQEWNSSNGAPCLPLPLIESQATRVLLGAPQDSPTSQDWIPASHLSLDALPANNARWFALEREVIEAFHSLNSMTFKPNLQLLTNDTPNTDSPVVPVNEPVLVEIIMINPLSLNLVISDVRLVFTFEPSEGDEPNDAPVKHSTHAGFVLAAGAQEPVRLELIPSSPGRILVRGVIYKLSLPPDASATSGSCSAPVVIEGQQKIEVKGPRLNNTNTEKCSAVYANDKRLDITVLPPMSRLSVSFHDIPQIMSCGELCSTDAVITNIGPCPINKLKLAVSYPNHVYMEIKDISLPNKHVCVLRENEAADSKITNRLTSLPLENGTLNSGESIQAKLWLHAPMSPGAFEAELLFYYDTAGVVGKKKYRLLRHHSSIYLERSLSLKVSSAVSQNLQDSLKNSEDIPGSCSYTSNLHVEVFNNSEVDSSCSSYTVVGLSGNSKHWAVVPHSTLQGQTLKAGESCHLCVKCVQYLNPDPSNLVLSQLQFNNSQVSFMGPLNSWWRFSLRERITLLDLLADPPPPNPTADHIPPPPTQDQMDANHINAANTLDMVVTAIWKGERGGHETWGQHSVHLKSLGDSISFPVSSISQAGEEEKPPVRIIPETPVQLIPTILPPASKQKHMVKVSAHFPCSMDHDFITNRLCCLEFELYLHNCSACHLNTFLNLAPEAFPGSSGSSSQMYSPQASTQLLYVGGTVRKISLLPWGSSKVPVRVLITSPGTYSLGVISLTSLRMNASKDKSEQPIPQICQLQTAVTVRQTSRTHGAHNT from the exons ATGGCCCAATGCAAACTGAGTCCCCATGAGTATATTCAGAACGCCTTCTCACCCCAAGTGGCGATATTATGCAGTGAGGATGCTGACAACCTCTGCCTCAAGAATAACCTCAGATTTGTGGAGTTGATTCAACCTTTTTGTCGCCTCAATAGTGAAA TTCGCATTGCTGATCCTGCTGGGAATACAGTGCCAATCAGAAACCTGCGTGTGGTGTTTGAGGACATGAACAGGCGGCCACCCCAGCCAACATTAGGCAAGAAGCTGTTAAGTGAAGTAGTGAGCTCAACACCTTGGGACCGCCCTGTTACAAG GACAATCGGAGCATCAGGCACTCGTGAAGCACTGGAGCTGGAGCTGCAGCAAACTACACCATGGTTTGAGACATGGCGAGACACCTTCCTCCATGTCCAGTATCCCTCTGATCATGAATTCACCAAACATTACATAGCGTGTATTGTG gtTGTAGCCTCCACTAGTGACAATCCTATGGACCAGTTGAACCGGCTGTCACAATACTTGCACCAGCAGTTACATCAGACTCCTGCACGATTTCCAAAGTGGTTTTCTCCCAATATCTTgaaattttttgttttacttcatGACGTCTCAGCTGGGGATCTTAGCAG ATCTGAACAAATATTTGAACACATGGGAACCACTTTTGGGAGCAATAACTGCCATCTGCTCCAGATAAACTCCCGGGAAACAGACCAATCAGATGTTCACTTGCCAGATCCCTGGAGTCAGTTCCTTCTGCAGCGGGCAGCCTGTGACCT AAGTGGAGCCAGCAGTTCTGAAACCAGTAGTGGCACAGGCACTCCCCGGGAGGATGTGAGTGGCCTTCCCTCCCGAGTGTCTGAGGGCGACACCACTGATAATACTGAACCAATACATCCCCTGTCTCCAACATTACCTCCTGTGGATGAGAAAAATGGAACATATGATATGATGCCTGGAGTAGAAATATCATCTGATGTGCCTGTAATGGTCAACAGACCTAACATGCTAGTAGGCACTGCTCAGCACCATGGTGGCTGTCTCACCTCCTCTGATGTGGATCGCATACGTATCTTTATCCATGAATTTTGTGTGAGGTCTCTAATTCCACATGTAGAAAAACAGATCCGATATCTGAATGAGGTAGTAACTAACAGGTCCCGTTCTAAGTCTCTCCTGAGTGCTACGAGGCGCTGGCTGGTGGGCAACAAGAGTCCAGGCAGTGCCACCAACTCTGTGATTTATAGTTCTGAAGCCACTGAATTACAAACAAGACGACTTGGAGACTTGTGCTTCATGTTTGGACTATATGAAGTTGCCTACAGTTATTATCACACTGCAAAGAATGATTTTAAGAGTGATCAAGCATGGCTATATTTTGCTGGTGCTCAAGAAATGGCTGCTCTTGCTGCTTTCATGCAGAATAGCTCAGATTATCCCAAAAGATATCTGGAAAACAGCTTGCAAACCTACCTCAATGTCTGCAAA GTATATAACTTTGCCATCCGATCCACACTACTTAGCACAGAAGTACTGAAACATTGTGGAGAGTTTGGAGAGGCTGCTATGATGTTCATCAAACTGACCTCAGAAGAGAGTGACCTCTTATCAGCACTCATGTTGGAACAGGCTGCTCACTGTTTCATCAACTCCCAGAGACCACTGCCAAGGAAATATGCATTCCACATGACTCTTGCAGGACACCGATTCAGCAAAGCTGGCCAACGCTCTCACTCTTTAAGGGCTTACAAGCAGGCCTTTCAG GTGTATGCAGCTCATGGATGGGTCCTTGCAGAAGATCACATCCATTTTACTCTGGGTAAACAAGCACACCATCTCAAACAGCTGACAGAGGGCCTTGATGCATACACAAACTTAGTGGATCAGAAGCTCAAGAAGAATGCATCCAGCCAACAGTCCCCTTCTCAACAGATAACTTACATAAGGGAGTTCATCAACATTTTTCACCAGTACACTGAACAAGAATGGAATTCCTCTAATGGtgctccttgtcttcctctacCATTGATTGAGTCTCAAGCAACAAGGGTATTGCTTGGAGCACCTCAAGATTCTCCAACAAGCCAAGATTGGATCCCAGCATCACACTTGTCACTAGATGCCCTACCAGCCAATAATGCTCGGTGGTTTGCATTAGAAAGAGAAGTGATTGAAGCATTCCATAGTTTGAATTCCATGACATTTAAGCCAAACTTGCAACTCCTCACTAATGATACTCCAAACACTGATAGTCCTGTTGTTCCTGTAAATGAACCAGTTCTTGTTGAGATTATCATGATTAATCCTCTTTCACTGAATCTTGTGATCAGTGATGTAAGGTTAGTTTTCACATTTGAACCATCAGAAGGTGATGAACCAAATGATGCACCTGTCAAACATTCCACTCACGCTGGATTCGTATTAGCTGCTGGTGCTCAGGAGCCTGTTAGGTTAGAGTTAATTCCAAGCTCTCCAGGAAGAATATTAGTTAGGGGAGTTATTTATAAACTCTCCTTACCTCCTGATGCTTCAGCTACATCTGGGTCATGTTCAGCTCCTGTTGTGATTGAGGGCCAACAGAAGATTGAAGTTAAGGGTCCAAGACTCAACAACACAAATACAGAAAAGTGTAGTGCAGTGTATGCCAATGATAAAAGGCTTGATATAACTGTTCTGCCACCTATGTCAAGACTAAGCGTATCTTTTCATGACATACCACAAATAATGAGTTGTGGTGAATTGTGTAGTACAGATGCAGTGATCACAAACATTGGGCCATGTCCAATTAACAAACTAAAGCTGGCCGTGTCATATCCAAATCATGTgtatatggaaattaaagatATATCATTGCCAAATAAGCATGTGTGTGTTCTTAGGGAAAATGAAGCAGCTGATAGCAAAATAACTAATCGATTAACCTCATTGCCTTTAGAAAATGGCACTCTCAATTCTGGTGAAAGTATACAAGCAAAACTTTGGCTTCATGCACCCATGTCTCCTGGAGCATTTGAAGCGGAGCTTCTCTTCTATTATGACACTGCTGGTGttgtaggaaagaaaaa GTACCGGCTGTTACGTCATCATAGTAGCATATACTTAGAAAGAAGCCTGAGTTTGAAGGTGTCATCAGCAGTAAGTCAAAACTTGCAGGATTCTCTTAAGAACTCTGAAGATATTCCTGGATCATGCAGCTACACATCTAATCTTCATGTAGAAGTTTTCAATAACTCTGAG GTTGATAGCAGTTGCAGTTCCTACACAGTAGTAGGACTCAGCGGTAACAGCAAACACTGGGCAGTGGTTCCTCATTCCACTTTACAGg GCCAGACCCTGAAAGCTGGAGAATCATGCCACCTGTGTGTCAAATGTGTACAGTACCTGAATCCAGACCCAAGTAATCTGGTTCTTTCACAGCTCCAATTTAACAACTCTCAAGTGAGTTTTATG GGTCCTCTGAACTCATGGTGGCGTTTTTCACTGCGAGAACGCATTACCCTCCTTGATCTGTTGGCTGATCCTCCGCCTCCAAATCCAACAGCAGATCAcataccacctccaccaaccCAAGAccaaatggatgcaaaccacatTAATGCCGCTAATACCCTAGACATGGTGGTAACAGCCATTTGGAAG ggagaaagaggagggcaTGAAACATGGGGCCAACACAGTGTTCATCTGAAGTCTTTAGGAGATAGCATCAGTTTCCCTGTATCCTCAATAAGCCAggctggagaggaagagaagccacCAGTTCGAATAATTCCAGAAACCCCTGTTCAGCTCATACCCACAATCCTCCCTCCTGCATCCAAACAGAAGCATATGGTGAAAGTTTCTGCTCATTTTCCATGTTCTATGGACCATGACTTCATAACTAACAG gCTGTGTTGTCTGGAGTTTGAGTTGTATCTGCACAACTGCAGTGCCTGTCATCTAAACACTTTCCTCAATCTTGCTCCAGAAGCTTTCCCTGGGAG TTCAGGTTCAAGCAGCCAGATGTACTCTCCTCAAGCAAGCACTCAACTATTGTATGTTGGAGGAACAGTCCGC